The Labilithrix sp. genomic sequence GTTCAGCCACTTCCGGACCGGGCGTCCGCTCTTCGGGATCCACTCGGCGAGCTCGGCCTTCGTCGGCGGCTGGTCCACGATCGGGCGGACCTCGGCGTCGACGCCGTGCTCCGAGAGCCACTTGAGCGCGCGCTTGCAGGTGGAGCATCCGGAGTAGGAGAGGACGAGGGGCTTCTGGCGGGCCATCGGTCTCATCATACGTGCGGGCGCTCCTCAGCGGTGGGTGCGTCGCCAACGGAGGAGGTTGTCGTCCCAGTACGTCCGCGCGATCTTGCGGCGGTCGCACGGCGTATTGTTCTCGTCGAAGAGCGTCTCGACCTCGTGCGCCAGCGGCTCGCCGGTCACGGCGTCGAGCACGAGCGGCAGCGCGGGGGCGTCGTCGAGCGGCTGCACGTCGAGGACGAGGACACGTCGCTCGGGGCCGCCCGGCGCGGGGGCGAGCGTGAGCGTGGGCGCGACGTCGACGCACGCGACGAGGCGATGCTCGGCGCGCTCGCGCTGCGGAGGCATGACGAGCCGAACCGTCACGTCCGCGGCCTTCACGCGCGTCTCGTCTTCGAAGGGTCCCTCCGCGCGCTCGGGAGCGGCGGCGGAGATCGCGTCGATCGGGCAGTCCCAGCATCGCGCCGGGAGCACGCCGAACCGCACGCGGTAGCGCCGTCCTTCGAGCGCGCGCGCGATGTCGCCGCGCGCGATCTGGGGGAAGGAGCCCGGCAGCTCTTCCGCGCGGGCCGCCGGATACCCCGCCGGCGCCGCTCGCCGCGGAAACGCGACCGGCTTCGCCCCGCACGCGGACATCGCCGCGCACACGAGCAACCCCCCGACGATGCTCCGCACCATGCACCTCGACTACCACGCCCCCCGCCGGCTATGACCCCTCGGATGCACGCGAAGCTGTGTGCTGCGTTCGAGCGGGATGGGTTCCTCGTCGTGCCGGGGTTCGTCGATGCAGCGACGTGCGCGGCGCTCCGCGGGCGGGCGGGGGAGTTGGTCGCGGGCTTCGAGCCGAGGACGGTCTCGGTCTTCAGCACGAACGAGCAGACGCGTACGAGCGACGACTACTTCCTCGAGTCCGGGGGTGAGGTCCGCTTCTTCTTCGAGGAGGAGGCGTTCGCGGCGGACGGGTCGCTGCGGCGAGCGAAGGAAGAGAGCATCAACAAGATCGGGCACGCGCTCCACGCCCGCGAGCCGGCGTTCGCGGCGTTCTCGCAGGGTGAGCGCCTCGTCGCGATCGCGCGCGCGCTCGGGCTCGCCCGGCCGGCGCTCGTGCAGTCGATGTACATCTTCAAGAACGCGTTCATCGGCGGCGACGTGAGCTGCCATCAGGACGCCTCCTTCCTCCAGACCGATCCGCCGAGCGTGGTCGGCCTCTGGTTCGCGCTCGAGGACGCGACGATCGAGAACGGCTGCATGTGGGCGCTGCCCGGCGGACACCGCGGTCCCCTCCGCAAGCGGTTCGCGCGCGCGCGGGCCGGCGGCACGGTGATGCACACGCTCGACGCGACGCCGCTCCCCGCGGTCGCGACCGCCGCGCCGTGGGTGCCGCTCGAAGCGAAGGCCGGCACGATGATCCTGCTCCACGGCCTCCTCCCCCACTTCAGCTGCGCGAACCGCTCCGCGCGCTCCCGCCACGCGTACGCGCTGCACTTCGTCGACGACACCTGCGCGTGGGTCGCGGACAACTGGCTCCGCCGCGCCTAGCGGTCAGAGGTCCAGGTCGAAGTCGTCGGCGGCGAAGTCGCCTTCCTCGATACCGGCGTATTCATCGAAAAACGCGCTGGAGAAGCCGGACGCGACCGTGCTGCCGAGGAAGGCCATCGCGAAGCTGCCGAGGAGCGGGTCGTCGAGGCCGCCGGCCCCGCGGAGCGCGCGTTCCATGAAGCCCGGTTGGCGCATCTCCGCACGCGTCGCGAGGCGCCCCAGCGCTTGCGCGTCGTCGGCCGACGTCGCGCGCGCGACGGCGCGTTCCCCCGGCGGCGCCGCGTTCGCGAGCTCGGCCAGGAGCCGCCGCCGCTGCGCGTGCGTGAGCTGGGCGATCGCGTCCGCGTGCGCCTCCTCGATCGCCGCGGGCGGCGCGGTGCGGAGCGTGGTGCGGTAGCGCTCGAGCGCTCCGTTGGCGTGATCGACGAGGCCCATGCGCGCGAGCGATGCAACGCCCGCGCCCGTCACCACGCGACGTCGGTGAAGGGCTTGGCGGGGCGGGCGAAGAGGTAGCCCTGGAAGAGGTCGCAGCCGGTCTCGACGAGGAAGTCGCGCTCGGCCGGCGTCTCGACGCCCTCGAGGACCAGCTTCTTGTCGAGGTCGCGCGCGAGCGCCTGGAGCGAGGCGATGAGCTTCTGCTTGATCGGCTGGCTGTCGACGTCGCGCACGAGCGACATGTCGACCTTCACGACCTCGGGATCGAGCTGCGCGAGGCTCGTCAGCCCCGAGTAGCCCGCGCCCAGATCGTCGACCGCGAGGCGGAAGCCCAGCTTGCGAAGACGTTCGAGCCGCGCGCGCAGGCCGCCGACCTCGTCGAGCGGCGAGCGCTCCGTCAGCTCGAGGACGACCCGCTCCGCGTGACGCGAGAGCGGCTCGCCGTCCTCGTAGAGCGCGTCGTCGGCGAGGTCGCGGACGTGGAGGTTCACGAAGCAGGTGACGCTCGGCGCGGTGTCGAGCGTCGCGGCCACGAGCTGCCGCACGCGCTGGCCCACCTGCGCGTGACGGCCCACGCGCAGCGCCGCCTCGAGCACCGCGCCGGGATGGGGCAGCGCCGGCTCGCTCGTCCGCATCAGCGCCTCGTACGCGAAGACCTCGCGCGCGCGATAAGACACGATCGGCTGGAACGCCATCCACATGCTCTTCAGCGCGCGGGTGAGGCTCGCGTCGATCGCGGCGCGATCGCCGACGTCGGCGCCGCGATCGCCGAGGTGCGCGGTGCGCCGCAAGACCGCCCACTCGTGGAGGCGCGCCGCGCGGCGCACGGCGCCGACCAGGATCTCCGCCGGCACCGGCTTCGTGAGGTAGCGGAACGCGCCGTACTGCACCGCCGCCGCGGCGGTCGTCACGTCCGGCGAGCCGGTGACGAGGAGGACCGGCAGATCGAGGTCCACGTCGCGGACCGCGCGCAGGAACGAGACGCCGTCCATCTCCGGCATCGCGATGTCGCTCACCACCGCGCCGTACGAAGCGCGGGAGAGCATCTCGAGCGCGGCGCGCCCGTTCTCCGCCGTGTCGACGGTCAAGCCGGCGCGCGTGAGGATGCGTTGGTGCGCGCGGAGCATCTCGGCGTCGTCGTCGACCACGAGGATTCGGCTCGTCGTTTCAGTCGGCATCGTTCCCTCCTCCGAGCGAAGGTGAAGACGGGAGCTCCACGACGAAGGCGCTCCCTCGCGGCGGGTTCTCCTCGACCCAGATCCGTCCGCCGTGCGCCTCCGTCGCGAGGCGGCAGAAGACGAGGCCGAGGCCGCGGCTCGCGCGATCAGGGGCCCGCCCGTCCACCTGGGCGTACTTCTCGAAGATGCGCGCGCGCTGATCGGCCGGGATGCCGGGACCGTCGTCGCGGACGCGGAAGCGGAGCGCGGCGGGGGTCACCTCGACGTCGAGCCCGATCGCGCTGCCCGGCGGCGAGTACTTCATCGAGTTGTCGAGGAGGTTCTGCAGCGTCCGCGAGAGCAGCGCGGCGTCGGCGCGGATCGCGCGCGGCGCCGCCTCGCGCCCGAGCTCGAGCCGCTGCTGCCTCGTCGCGAGGCGGCGCCGGCTGTAGCGATCGAGCTCCTCAAAGAGCCGATGCAGGTCGACCTCCTCGATCGCCGGCGCGAGCGCGCCGTCCTCCGCGCGCCCGACGTCGAGCAGGTTGAGCACCATCTGATGGATCGCCTCCGCCGCCGAGATCACGTCCTCGAGCGCGCCCGTCGCCTCTTCGTCGGTCGGGTTCTCGAGCACGAACTGGCTGTTCGCGAGGACGCTCGAGAGCGGGTTCTTCAGGTCGTGGACGAGGAGCGCGGAGAGCAGGTCCTTGTGCCGCTGCACGCGCACGAGCTGGTCGCGCTCCTTCCGCAGCTCTGCCTGCAAGCGCGTGATGCGGATGAGCGAACGGACGCGGAGGAGGAGCTCCGTCCGATCGATCGGCTTGCGCAGGAAGTCGTCGCCGCCCGCGTCGATCGCGCGGTCGTGCATCGACGCGTCGTGCGACGCGGTGAGGAAGAGGATCGGCACGTCCGCCCCGCCCTCGAGCCGGCGCAGCCGCTTGCACGTCTCGAAGCCGTCGATCCCCGGCATCATGATGTCGAGGAGGACGAGAGCGACGCCGCCGCGCCCGAACTGCGCGAGCGCCTCCTCGCCGCTCTCGGCGAGCGCGACCTCGTAGCCCGCCGCCTCGAGCTGCGCTTCGGCGAGGACGCGGTTCTGCAGCGTGTCGTCGACGACGAGGATGCGGGCGCTCACACTTCGCTCCTTTCGATGCGCAAGAAGCCCTCGATCGTGGCGCAGAACGAGCGCGTGTCGATCGGCTTGCTGACGTAGCCGTCGAACCCCGCCGCGAGGAACCGCTCGCGGTCGCCCGTCATCGCCTGCGCCGTGACCGCGACGACGGGGAGCGCGCGGAGGGCCGGGCTCGCGCGGATGAAGTCGAGCACCGCGGGGCCGCCGCCGCCGGGGATCTGGATGTCGAGGAGGACGATGTCGGGCGCCCCGCGCGTGAGCGCGCCGCGCGCCTCCTCGACGTCGCACGCCTCCGCGACCTCGTGACCGCGATGCTCGAGGAGCTCGCGGACGAGCATCCGGTTCATCGGGTGGTCCTCGACGACGAGCACGCGGCTCATTCCCGCTTGCCCGCCGTCTTCAACACGTCGTGGAGCTCGTCGCGCGAGACCGGCTTCGTGAGGTGCGCGATCGCGCCGAGGGCGAGGCTCCGGGGGCGATCGTCGATGACCGAGATCACGATCGCGGGGATGTCGGCGGTGGAGGGGTCGTGCCGCAGGCACTCGAGGATCGCCCAGCCGTCGATGTTCGGCATCATGATGTCGAGCGTGACGACGGCGGGCCGCTCGACCGCGGCGATGCGGAGCGCCTCCTCCGCGGTCTGCGCGAACAGCGGCTGGAAGCCGGCGCCGCGCACGTGCTGAGCGATCAGCGCGCTCGCCTGCGGATCGTCGTCGACGATGAGCACGTTGGGGACCGTCTTCGGCGCGAGCGACGGCCGCTCGTTCGTGTGCGCCGGCCGCCGCACGTCGGGGAGCGTGATCGTGAAGGTCGTCCCGACGCCGGCCTCGCTCCGCACCGCGATCGTGCCGCCGTGCAGCTCGACGAGCCGCTTCGTGAGCGCGAGGCCGAGCCCGGTCCCCTCCGCCTTCTTGCCGGCCGCGCCCGAGCTCTCCACCCGCTCGAACTCCTGGAACAGACGATGGAGGTCCTTCGCCGCGACGCCGATGCCGGTGTCGGCGACGTCGATCTCGATCCGGCGCCCGACCGTGCGCGCGGCGACGCGCACGACGCCGCCGGGCTTCGTGAACTTGATCCCGTTCGAGACGAGGTTGAAGAGGATCTGCTTCAGGCGGAGCGGGTCGACGTAGAGCGCGGACAGCGCGGGCGGGACCTCGACCTCGAAGCGCAGGTCGGCCTGACGGAGGAGCGGGGCGACCATCTCGCCGACCCCCGCGACGACGTCGGCGAGCGACGTCCACTCGCGGGTGAGGGTCAGCTTTCCGGCCTCGACCTTCGAGAGATCGAGGATGTCGTTCACGAGGCGGAGGAGGTGGCGCCCGGCCTGGAGCACGTTGTCGACGTACGACGTCTGCTTCGGCGAAAGCGGGCCCGCGAGCCCGGTCTCCATCAGCTCGGAGAAGCCGATGATCGCGTTGAGCGGGGTCCGGAGCTCGTGGCTCATGTTGGCGAGGAAGCTGCTCTTCGTTTTGTTCGCGAGCTCGGCGTGGAGGCGCGCGCGCCGCTCCTCGTCCATCGCGCGTCGCTGGCTGATGTCGCGCGTCGTCGCGACGAGCCCGCCGATGGTGGGATCGTGGAGGAAGTCACGCACCGTGACCTCGACGTAGCGGAGCGATCCGTCCTTGTGCTGGAGGCGGGCCTCGAAGGTGACCTGCGCGACCTCGGCGCGTGCGCGCGCGAGCGTCGCGACGACGTCGGGGCGGTCCTCGTCGCAGACCGTCTCCGTGAGCGGACGGCCGACGAGCTCGTGCGGCGCGTACCCGACGATCGCCGCGATCGGCGCCGACACGTAGCGGATGACCCCCGCCGCGTCGACGATCGAGATCGCGTCCGACGAGTGCGCGAGGAGGACGCGGTTCCGCTCCTCGATCCGCTGGAGCTCCGCCTGCGCGCGCTTCTGGACGCGGCGCGCCTCCGTGCTCCGGAGCTCGCGCTCGACCGCGGGTCCGAGCCGGGTGAGGCGCCCCTTCACGATGTAGTCGTGCGCGCCTCGCTTCATCATCTCGACCGCGGTGTCCTCCCCCACCGTGCCCGAGACGACGATGAACGGCACGTCGAGCGCGTGGCGGCGGAGGACCTCGTACGCGCGCGGCGCGCTGAACTCCGGCATCGCGTAGTCGCTCAATACGACGTCCCACTCCTCGTTCGTGAGCGCCGCGTCGAGGTCGGCCTCGGTCTCGACCCGCGCGGAGTGGGCGATCCGGAAGCCGGCCTGCTCGAGCGCGCGTCGATTGAAGTACTCGTCGTCCTCGCTGTCCTCGACGAAGAGGACGCGGAGCTCCTTCGCGGCGACCGGGTTCGACGACTCGCTCACGACCGCCTCACCGTCCCCGCGACGAGCGGCTCGGTCTTCGCCAGCGCGGGCGGGCTCTGGAGCGCCCTGAGCGCGCGCTCGCTCAGCCCCTTGTCCGCGTTCGCGCACGCGATCGCGAACGACGAGGTCAGCTCCTGCGCGCTCCGGAACCGGAGCGCGGCGTCCTTCGCGAACGCGAGCGCGAACCACGCGTCGACCGCGCCGTCGAGGGTGGGGTCGAGCGCCGACGGCGGCGGATGCGGGACGTTGCACACGCGATGGATGAGCGCCGCCAGCGTGTCGGCCTCGAAGGCGCATCGCCCGGTCAGCGCGGTGAACGCGGTGGCGGAGAGCGCCCAGAGGTCGAGCGCCACGTTCGGCGGAGCGGTCCCCGTGATGTGCTCGGGGGACATGTAGCTCGGGGTCCCCGAGATCGTCCCCGGCGCGGCGGCGTCCGGCTTCACGTGCTTCGCGAGCCCGAAGTCGACGAGCTTCGCGAGCCCGTGCGGCCAGTCGGCGTGGTCGACGAGGACGATGTTCTCCGGCTTCACGTCGCCGTGGACGATGTCCTGCTGATGCGCCTCCGCGAGGGCGCGACCGATCTGGTCGACGATGCTCGTGACCGCGACCGGCGGGAGCGGTCCGCAGCGAATGACGCGGTCCGCGAGCATCTCGCCGGAGAGGTACTCCATCACGAGATAAGGCATCCCCGCGCCGGTGACGCCGTGGTCGTAGACGTGGAGCGAGTGCGGGCTCCGGAGCTTCGCCGCCGCGCGCGCCTCGCGCTCGAAGCTCGCGTAGTCGGCGTTCGCCGCGAAGATGGGCTTCATGAACTTGATCGCGACGGGGATCTCGAGCGCGATATGGGTCGCGCGCCACACGTCGGCCATCCCGCCCTCCCCGACCTGGCGCTCGAGCCGGTACTTGCCGGCGAGCACGACGCCGCTGAGCGGCCCCGGCGGGAGCGCGGCCGGCGGCGCGGTGCGCTGGTCGCGCGCGGCGACGGCGCGCGCGAGACGGAGCTGCAGCTCACGCGCGTTGAACGGCTTCGTCAGGTAGTCGTCGACGCCGGCCTCGAGCGCCTCGACGAGATCGGTCTTCTTCATCCGCCCCGTGAGCATGACGACGTAGACGGAGTGGCCGTGCTCCGCGGTCCTGAGCAGGCGCACGATCTCGACGCCCTTCAAGCCGGGCATGTCCCAATCGACGATGAGGATCGGCGGCGCGTCCGCGCGCTTCAAGATCCGCCACGCGCCGTCGCCGTCCTCGGCGGTCGTGACCTCGTAGCCCCACTTGCGGAGCGATCGCGACAAGAGGTCGCGAATGTAGTGCTCGTCGTCCACGACAAGGACACGCATTCAACCCATGCTATTTTGAGTGGGATAGTCCGCTAGTGAGAAATGGAGCAAAACCGTCGATGCCGCGATGGGCCGCTGTGGCACGGCGCCGCCATTCAACTACACCGTCGCGCGTCGCTGAGGGCGGGCGCGAAAGCTCGCGAATTCAACAATTTCACGACGATGCAGTTCTACATCCCGAACCTGCTCCGGAGGAGCTAGTCGGCGTCGTCGGCGTCGGTGGTGGTGTCGGCGTCGGCGGGCGCGTCGGTCCCGGCGTCGAACGAGTAGCCGTCGGGACCGTTGACGGGCGGACCGCCGTATGCGTCGCGGCAGCAGCTCGGGTCGATCGTGTCGGCGGGCTCGTCGGAGCACGCGGCGAGCGACGCGATCCCCGCCGCGCCGGAGGTCCCGAGCGCGAAGACGGCGGCGCGCGAGAGCCGCGCGGTGAGGCGGCGCGGCGGCGGCGTCGCGCGGAGCTCGGCCGAGAGCGCGGCGCTGCAGAACGGGCAGCTCGATTCGTTCACGCGGACGTGCCGCGAGCACGCAGAACACATGACCAGATGCGCCTTTGCCACGTTACGTCTCCTCCTCCGGGATCGGCTCCGAGACGATCTCGAACACTCCGTGATCGAACGGCTGACCGGGCGCCGCCTCCCGGCGCACGATCCGTTCGCGTCGTCCCTGCCGCTGCATCTCGAGCGCGCGATGATGGCAATACGGGTTGTTCCCGGCGCGGCCGAACGCGACGAAGCTGGTCCAGGTGCAGCCCGCGAGACACTCGTCGGCGTAGTAGCAATCGCGACAGAACCCCCAGAGCGCCGTCTCCACCGTGCGGTCGCGGGTGTAGCGGAGCGGCGCCGCTCGTTCCCAGATGTCGACGAGCCGCGCGTCGCGGACGTTGCCGCCGGTCCAGGCCTCCGACGGCAGCGAGGGGCATCCCTTGATCGCGCCGTTCGCCTCGACGCCGAGGCTGCCGCGCCCGGCGCTGCACGATCCGCCGTGGCTGGCGAGGCGGTGGCCGCGGAGCGCCGACTCGTACGGTCCGAAGTAGCCGATGTTGTTCGCCGGCCACATGCGAACACCGAGCTCGCCGCAGCGCGATTTCAGCGAAGCGAGGAGAGGGAACAGCTCGAGGAGGTCATAGGGCTGAAGCAACATCTCCGGCGCGTCGGCCGCGCGTCCCATCGGGACCGTAATCTGGATTTGCCACGAATGGACGCCGAGCTCGGCGACGGTCTCGAGGATGCCGGGGAGCGCGCTCATCGAGAGCCGGTTGATCTGGGTATTGCACGCGACTCGCAAGTTGCGCTCACGCAGGGCGCGCATCGCCGCGATCGCGGCGCGGTAGGAGCCGGCGACGCCGCGCAGGCGATCGTGGATCGGCTCGTCGCCGTCGAGGGAGATGCTCGCGCCTTGGAGACCGGCGGCGGCGGCGCGCTCGATGATCGCGGGGGTCAAGCCGCGACCGCCGGACGTCATCGTGACGTCGACGCCGTGTCCGCGCAGGCGGCGGACGACGTCGAAGAAGTCGTCGCGGAGGTACGCCTCGCCGCCGATGAGGGTGACCTCCGCGACGCCGAGCTCGGCGATCTGGTCGGCGAGGTCGAGCGCCTCCGCGGTGGTGAGCTCGTCGGGCCGCGCCCGCCCCGCGCGCGACCCGCAGTGCCGGCACGCGAGGTCGCACGCGAGCGTGAGCTCCCACACCGCGTAGACGGGACGAACCGCGTCGGCGCGCCGAGCCTCCGCGGCGAGCGGCAACGATCGCCTCCCCGGTTTCGCCCGCGGCGCGATCGCGAGCCCGCGCCGCCCCGCCGCCTCACCCAGCGAGCTGCCGCCCATCCCACGACGATATCCTCTCCACCGCCCGCCCACGACGGCAGAACGCCGAGGTCGGGGTGGCTTGACCGGCCGCGGCGCGTGCGGCAATCATTGAAAATGACTTTCAATATCACCGCTGCGTGGCGGCGTTGGCGGTCGCCTGGGGTGGCGATGCGGTTCGTGCGGCGGGTGCACATGTACCTCGGGCTCGTGCTGTTTCCGTGGGTCTTGTTCTTTGGCGTCACCGGGCTCTCGTTCAATCATCCGCGCCTCCGCGGCGTGACGGAGCGGGTGGCGCCGGCGCGGCAGGAGGCGTGGAGCGCGGCCGACATCGCGACGCGTATCGTCGGGGAGCTCGGGAAGACGGGGGACTCGTTCACGCTCGATCCGGGCGTCGTCCCGCGCTTCTCCGGGACGCCGACGCTGACCGCGAGCGCGGCGGACGGCGGCGAGCACGTCGTCGTCGTGCGACTCGACGACGGCCTCGTCGTCGTCGACACGCGGCCGCCGAAGCAGAAACGCACGCGTCCCTCCTTCGCCGGCACGAAGCTGCCGCTCGCGGATCGCAGCATGACCGCCCTCGAGTCCAACATGACCGGGCTCCTCCCCTCGCTCGGGCTCGAAGGGACCGGACCCCTCCGCGCGCACCCGAAGTCGCGGCCCGAGGTGCGCTTCGGCGTCCGCGATCGCGACGGCGTGCTTTGGAACGCGGCCTACGACCTCTCGAGCGGCGCCGTCGACGCTCAGCGCGCCGACGCCCCCGGCGCGCGCACGATGGAAGTGCTCGCCGACCTCCACACCACGCACCGCTACCCCGTCCACGGCGGCGCGCGGACCTACTGGAT encodes the following:
- a CDS encoding Spx/MgsR family RNA polymerase-binding regulatory protein, yielding MARQKPLVLSYSGCSTCKRALKWLSEHGVDAEVRPIVDQPPTKAELAEWIPKSGRPVRKWLNTSGQSYRALGKEKIDAASDADLALWLSKDGKLVKRPVLVTSKTVLVGFDEAAYAATFDP
- a CDS encoding phytanoyl-CoA dioxygenase family protein; amino-acid sequence: MHAKLCAAFERDGFLVVPGFVDAATCAALRGRAGELVAGFEPRTVSVFSTNEQTRTSDDYFLESGGEVRFFFEEEAFAADGSLRRAKEESINKIGHALHAREPAFAAFSQGERLVAIARALGLARPALVQSMYIFKNAFIGGDVSCHQDASFLQTDPPSVVGLWFALEDATIENGCMWALPGGHRGPLRKRFARARAGGTVMHTLDATPLPAVATAAPWVPLEAKAGTMILLHGLLPHFSCANRSARSRHAYALHFVDDTCAWVADNWLRRA
- a CDS encoding EAL domain-containing response regulator; its protein translation is MPTETTSRILVVDDDAEMLRAHQRILTRAGLTVDTAENGRAALEMLSRASYGAVVSDIAMPEMDGVSFLRAVRDVDLDLPVLLVTGSPDVTTAAAAVQYGAFRYLTKPVPAEILVGAVRRAARLHEWAVLRRTAHLGDRGADVGDRAAIDASLTRALKSMWMAFQPIVSYRAREVFAYEALMRTSEPALPHPGAVLEAALRVGRHAQVGQRVRQLVAATLDTAPSVTCFVNLHVRDLADDALYEDGEPLSRHAERVVLELTERSPLDEVGGLRARLERLRKLGFRLAVDDLGAGYSGLTSLAQLDPEVVKVDMSLVRDVDSQPIKQKLIASLQALARDLDKKLVLEGVETPAERDFLVETGCDLFQGYLFARPAKPFTDVAW
- a CDS encoding response regulator, with translation MSARILVVDDTLQNRVLAEAQLEAAGYEVALAESGEEALAQFGRGGVALVLLDIMMPGIDGFETCKRLRRLEGGADVPILFLTASHDASMHDRAIDAGGDDFLRKPIDRTELLLRVRSLIRITRLQAELRKERDQLVRVQRHKDLLSALLVHDLKNPLSSVLANSQFVLENPTDEEATGALEDVISAAEAIHQMVLNLLDVGRAEDGALAPAIEEVDLHRLFEELDRYSRRRLATRQQRLELGREAAPRAIRADAALLSRTLQNLLDNSMKYSPPGSAIGLDVEVTPAALRFRVRDDGPGIPADQRARIFEKYAQVDGRAPDRASRGLGLVFCRLATEAHGGRIWVEENPPRGSAFVVELPSSPSLGGGNDAD
- a CDS encoding response regulator, with amino-acid sequence MSRVLVVEDHPMNRMLVRELLEHRGHEVAEACDVEEARGALTRGAPDIVLLDIQIPGGGGPAVLDFIRASPALRALPVVAVTAQAMTGDRERFLAAGFDGYVSKPIDTRSFCATIEGFLRIERSEV
- a CDS encoding response regulator, encoding MSESSNPVAAKELRVLFVEDSEDDEYFNRRALEQAGFRIAHSARVETEADLDAALTNEEWDVVLSDYAMPEFSAPRAYEVLRRHALDVPFIVVSGTVGEDTAVEMMKRGAHDYIVKGRLTRLGPAVERELRSTEARRVQKRAQAELQRIEERNRVLLAHSSDAISIVDAAGVIRYVSAPIAAIVGYAPHELVGRPLTETVCDEDRPDVVATLARARAEVAQVTFEARLQHKDGSLRYVEVTVRDFLHDPTIGGLVATTRDISQRRAMDEERRARLHAELANKTKSSFLANMSHELRTPLNAIIGFSELMETGLAGPLSPKQTSYVDNVLQAGRHLLRLVNDILDLSKVEAGKLTLTREWTSLADVVAGVGEMVAPLLRQADLRFEVEVPPALSALYVDPLRLKQILFNLVSNGIKFTKPGGVVRVAARTVGRRIEIDVADTGIGVAAKDLHRLFQEFERVESSGAAGKKAEGTGLGLALTKRLVELHGGTIAVRSEAGVGTTFTITLPDVRRPAHTNERPSLAPKTVPNVLIVDDDPQASALIAQHVRGAGFQPLFAQTAEEALRIAAVERPAVVTLDIMMPNIDGWAILECLRHDPSTADIPAIVISVIDDRPRSLALGAIAHLTKPVSRDELHDVLKTAGKRE
- a CDS encoding response regulator; its protein translation is MRVLVVDDEHYIRDLLSRSLRKWGYEVTTAEDGDGAWRILKRADAPPILIVDWDMPGLKGVEIVRLLRTAEHGHSVYVVMLTGRMKKTDLVEALEAGVDDYLTKPFNARELQLRLARAVAARDQRTAPPAALPPGPLSGVVLAGKYRLERQVGEGGMADVWRATHIALEIPVAIKFMKPIFAANADYASFEREARAAAKLRSPHSLHVYDHGVTGAGMPYLVMEYLSGEMLADRVIRCGPLPPVAVTSIVDQIGRALAEAHQQDIVHGDVKPENIVLVDHADWPHGLAKLVDFGLAKHVKPDAAAPGTISGTPSYMSPEHITGTAPPNVALDLWALSATAFTALTGRCAFEADTLAALIHRVCNVPHPPPSALDPTLDGAVDAWFALAFAKDAALRFRSAQELTSSFAIACANADKGLSERALRALQSPPALAKTEPLVAGTVRRS
- a CDS encoding radical SAM protein; the encoded protein is MGGSSLGEAAGRRGLAIAPRAKPGRRSLPLAAEARRADAVRPVYAVWELTLACDLACRHCGSRAGRARPDELTTAEALDLADQIAELGVAEVTLIGGEAYLRDDFFDVVRRLRGHGVDVTMTSGGRGLTPAIIERAAAAGLQGASISLDGDEPIHDRLRGVAGSYRAAIAAMRALRERNLRVACNTQINRLSMSALPGILETVAELGVHSWQIQITVPMGRAADAPEMLLQPYDLLELFPLLASLKSRCGELGVRMWPANNIGYFGPYESALRGHRLASHGGSCSAGRGSLGVEANGAIKGCPSLPSEAWTGGNVRDARLVDIWERAAPLRYTRDRTVETALWGFCRDCYYADECLAGCTWTSFVAFGRAGNNPYCHHRALEMQRQGRRERIVRREAAPGQPFDHGVFEIVSEPIPEEET
- a CDS encoding PepSY domain-containing protein gives rise to the protein MTFNITAAWRRWRSPGVAMRFVRRVHMYLGLVLFPWVLFFGVTGLSFNHPRLRGVTERVAPARQEAWSAADIATRIVGELGKTGDSFTLDPGVVPRFSGTPTLTASAADGGEHVVVVRLDDGLVVVDTRPPKQKRTRPSFAGTKLPLADRSMTALESNMTGLLPSLGLEGTGPLRAHPKSRPEVRFGVRDRDGVLWNAAYDLSSGAVDAQRADAPGARTMEVLADLHTTHRYPVHGGARTYWILFADVTACTLVFWALSGIAMWLQMKGRRAAGVVALSSGLLVAALVMTSTARDNGWLIDR